The Candidatus Nanohalococcus occultus genome contains a region encoding:
- a CDS encoding VIT1/CCC1 transporter family protein yields the protein MKLDPISRRYFISNGFDGALTLTGIAVGSYLSGVTSNPTVFKVAVGAAVGLATSGVWSVWEIERAEKLSEIDELEAKMMTDLEGTELEDRKMENRKMNSFMSGLGPVLGVVLPASFYLVPGLNTLQATIGAVFTAISMLFLFGVYMSRISDQLWWKAGLRMGLAGIAAAVINVVLPG from the coding sequence ATGAAACTTGATCCTATCTCCCGAAGGTACTTCATATCGAACGGTTTCGACGGCGCACTCACACTTACCGGTATCGCCGTCGGCTCATATCTGTCCGGGGTGACCTCGAATCCTACGGTTTTCAAGGTCGCGGTGGGAGCAGCCGTCGGTCTGGCAACCTCCGGGGTATGGAGCGTCTGGGAGATAGAGCGAGCGGAAAAACTTTCGGAGATCGATGAACTGGAAGCTAAGATGATGACGGACCTGGAAGGCACCGAACTCGAAGACCGGAAGATGGAAAACAGAAAGATGAACTCGTTTATGAGCGGTCTAGGCCCGGTTCTCGGAGTCGTACTGCCTGCTAGCTTCTATCTTGTTCCTGGTCTAAACACCTTACAGGCAACTATTGGAGCTGTCTTTACTGCTATCTCAATGCTATTCCTTTTCGGAGTATACATGTCAAGAATATCCGATCAACTATGGTGGAAGGCAGGTCTTCGGATGGGCTTAGCCGGTATAGCAGCAGCTGTAATCAACGTAGTTTTACCGGGCTGA